A DNA window from Arachis duranensis cultivar V14167 chromosome 3, aradu.V14167.gnm2.J7QH, whole genome shotgun sequence contains the following coding sequences:
- the LOC107479105 gene encoding RING-H2 finger protein ATL52-like, with protein MSDVLSPFTVSPPPPSSSTPSNKNGMPMLYYGLVVVGTAAIVLAIYNLIIIKRCNRRRNAPDQSPTTPNNNNRLIQVVVTTTNSGEGVRSFENNNYYAASQRNYLLSSFKYKKEKMTSATSKEGSFVFVDGGSDECPVCLSVFEEGEEVRKLPRCKHSFHALCIDMWLYSHFDCPICRTPVGPFSHPFPAENSRSRSGISA; from the coding sequence atgagCGATGTTCTAAGCCCCTTCACAGTGTCACCCCCTCCTCCATCATCTTCCACCCCAAGCAACAAGAACGGCATGCCGATGTTGTACTATGGCCTTGTTGTGGTTGGAACCGCAGCCATAGTGCTTGCCATATAcaacctcatcatcatcaaacgcTGCAACCGCCGCCGCAACGCGCCGGATCAGTCTCCAACAacaccaaataataataataggttgATTCAGGTGGTTGTTACTACAACTAATTCCGGTGAAGGAGTTAGAAGCTTCGAAAACAATAATTACTATGCAGCATCGCAAAGGAACTACTTGCTCTCAAGTTTTAagtacaagaaagaaaaaatgacaTCAGCAACATCAAAGGAaggttcttttgtttttgttgatggtGGTAGCGATGAGTGCCCTGTTTGTTTATCAGTGTTTGAAGAAGGAGAGGAAGTGAGGAAGCTTCCAAGGTGCAAGCACTCGTTTCATGCTCTTTGTATAGACATGTGGCTTTACTCTCACTTTGATTGCCCAATTTGTAGAACACCTGTTGGGCCCTTTTCCCACCCTTTTCCCGCCGAGAATTCTCGCAGCCGCAGCGGCATCTCTGCTTGA